The DNA region GCTTCTGCTGACCCGCTACGACCCGGAGCGGGTCGAGAAGGGCGAGATGCTGAAGGTCGACGACGTGCTGGAGATCCTGGCGATCCCGCTGCTCGGCGTCATTCCGGAAAGCCAGGCGGTGCTGCGCGCCTCCAACGTCGGCATGCCGGTGATCCTCGATGAGGTTTCCAATGCCGGGCTGGCCTATTCGGACGCGGTCGGCCGCTTCCTGGGCGAGGACATCGAGCATCGCTTCGTCACCCCCCAGAAGAAGGGCCTGTTCAGCCGGCTCCTGCGGAGGAGCGCATGAGCATCTTCAACTTCTTCCGCACGACACCGCGCGCGTCGGCCGTTCAGGCCAAGGAGCGTCTGCAGATCGTCATGGCGCATGAGCGCGCCGGCCGCAGCGGCCCTGACTATCTGCCGATGCTCCAGCAGGAACTGCTGGCGGTCATCGCCAAATACGTCAACATCGACGAGAACAAGGTCGAGGTGAAGCTCGACCGCGGCGGTGACTGCTCGACCCTGGAGGTCAACATCGAACTGCCGGCCCGCGAGCAGGCCAAGGCCGCCGCCGCGGCCAAGGCGGCCGAGAAGCCGGCCGGCAACGACGATGCCGCGGCCAAGCGCGCAACCGCCGGCAATGCCGGTGCGAAGAAGCGCATCTGACCCGGGGGGCGGCACCTGTTTCCGCCGCCGCCGGAGTTTCGTCCGAATGTCAAGGATCCCTCCGGTGCAGCCGCGCCGGGGGGATTCTGCTTTCGGAGCCTCTGGCTTGGGCTTCGGCATCGGACATAGGCCGCCCCTGATCATCCGTCCGGGTTTACGGGCGGGCGGGGACGGGGTATCAACAGGGATACGCCGCACGAAAGGCCAATGGCTCCAAAGGCCTGCCTATGACGGGTCCAGGAACCGGGGCTGGAGGCGGCGGACCGACCACGGGACAAGAGGGTGCCGATGTTCGTCGATTGCTCGTCGCTGATCGCCGAGAACCCGCCGCGGCCATCGAACGGAATTGCGGTCACGGACATCGACGGCGATGGGGCCTTCGAGTTGGTCGTGGCCGGCTACCGTACCGCCAACCTCGCCCTGAAATGGGTGGACGGCCGGCTGGTCGACATCGCGGGTCCGCTGCTCGCCGATCCCGCCGGCCCCGCCCTGGGGCTGGCCGCCGCCGACATCGACGGCGACGGGCGGGAGGAGCTTTACGTCGTCAACAGCGACCGCGCCACCGGTTCCAAGGACATGGCCGACCGGCTGTTCGCCTGCTTCGGCAAGCATTGGCTCGACCTGTTCGCCCAGGCGGAGAATGCCGGCGTCGCCAACCACACCGCGGCCGGCGCTGTCGCGGCGATGGACCGCTGGGGCCATGGCCGCTACGGCTTCCTGGTGGCGACGGATGGCGGTCCCCTGCGCCTCTATGAGCTGACCCGCCGCGGCCGGCTGGAGGATGGGGCGGAGGAGGCCGGGCTGGACTCCATCGGCGCGGCACGCGGCGTCACCGCCCTGTCGATCGTCTCCGACCATATGGATGTGGTGACGGTCAACGACGGCGGTCCCAACGAGCTGTTCCGCAACCTCGGCGACGGCAATTTCGAGGAGATCGCGGAAGAACGCGGCATCGCCGATTCGCGTCCGTCCGGCCGCGCGGTGGTGGCGCTGGACGCCGACGGCGATGGGCTGTTCGATCTCGTGGTCGGCACCTGGGACGGCGCGCAGCGCTATTTCCAGCAGCGCATGGGCGGCGGCTTCGTCGAAACGGCCGGGGCCGATTTTTCGATGCCCGGCCGCATCTTCACCGTCGTCGCCGCCGATTTCGACAATGACGGCTATGAGGAGCTGTTCTTCCATGCCCATGGCGAGCCGAACCGCCTGTTCGGCTGGCGCGACGACCAGTGGCAGGAGCTGGAGCTTGGCGACGCCGCCGAGCCGAAGGGGCTCGGCACCGGCGCCGTCGCTGTTGACATCGACGGGGACGGGCGTCTGGAACTGATCCTGGCGCATGGCGCCTCCCATGGCGGCTCCCATGGCGCAGAGGTGAGTGCGCAGCCGCTGTCGGTCTTCCGGCCGGAGGCGAACAACCATGGCTGGCTGCGCGTGCAGCCGCTGACCCCCTTCGGCGCGCCGGCCCGCGGCGCGGTGGTCAGCCTGACCGCCGGCGGACGCCGCCAGCGCCGGGCGGTGTGCGCCGGCTCCGGCTATCTCTGCCAGGGCGAACCGGTCGCCCATTTCGGCCTGGGGCCGCTCCATGCGGTGGAGCAGGTGGAGGTGCGCTGGCCCGACGGCACCGTGGTGACGGTGGACAACCCGCCGGCCGACCGGCTGCTGACCATACCCTATCCGCCGGAATGAGGCGGCTGTTCCGGCCTATCGTCCGTAGCCAAATATTTCAGCACCGCAATAGGTAGAGTCTTTTCTGCAAGCTTCCGTCACACTACAGTGCGGATCGTTGCGGCGCCCGCGGTGCGGGGCATCGCGCGGCGTTCCGATTCGGACATAATCCGTCCTTGCCGCCGGTTTTCGCCGCGATGAAGGAGCATGCCGCTACCGGTGTGATCCGGGCGGGTCGGATATGCGGGGGACCGGAAGGCACATGGCACGACGCGACGTTCTCCTGACGGGGGTGGAACGCTTTTTCGACCCGGATGAAGTCATCGTTTCCAAGACGGACCTGAAGGGGCGGATCACCTACGCGAACCGGGTGTTCCAGCAGGTCGCCGGTTACAGCGAAGCGGAACTGATGGGCGCCCCCCATTCCATCGTGCGCCATCCCGACATGCCGCGCTGCGTGTTCAAGCTGCTGTGGGACACGCTGGAGGCGGAGCAGGAGATCTTCGCCTATGTGGTCAACCGCGCCCGCAACGGTGATCATTATTGGGTATTCGCCCATGTCACACCCAGTTTCGACGCGGACGGTCGGGTGATCGGCTACCATTCCTCCCGCCGGGTGCCGGAGCGGTCGGCGCTGGACAAGGTTATTCCGCTCTACCGCCAGCTCCTCGACATCGAGGACAGCCATGCCGACCGCAAGCAGGGAATGGAGGCCGGATTCGCCGCCGTCCTCGCCCTGCTGGCCGAAAAGGGAATCGGGTATGACGAATTCGTCTTCTCCCTCTAACGCCTCGTCCCTGACCCGGGTCGGCTGGCTGGTCGCGCTTGGCTTCGCCGCGCTGGCGGCCCTGCTGGTCGTCGAGCTGCTGGATGCCGGCGATACCGTCTTGCGCGCCGGCCTGGCGCTGGCCGGGCTCGCCGCGCTGGGCGGGGCCGGCCTGCACCTGCGCCGTACCGCCGCCGCGGTGCGGCAGCTGACCGAGGTCAACCGAGCCGTCGCCGCCGGCGATTTCGAGGCGCGGGTCATCGGCATCCGCGAGGGTGGAGCGCTGGGCGAGCTGATGCACGCCACCAACGACGCCATCGACCGCACCGACGCCTTCGTGCGCGAGGCGACGGCCTCCATGCATGCGGTGTCGGAACACAAGTATTTCCGCCGGATCGTGCTGCGCGGCATGCAGGGCGGCTTCCTGCACGCCAGCCGCACCATCAATGCGGCGACCGAGAGCATTTCGCAGAAGGTCGCCGGTTTCGCCGGGGTCACCCAGCGCTTCGAGGGGCAGATCCAGAGCGTCTGCAGCGAGGTGGCCGACACCGCCCACCGGCTGGAGGTCTCCGCCCGCACCATGGAGACCGACGCGACCCAGGCGAGTGGCAAGGCCTCGTCGGTCGCGGCCTCCGCGGCGCAGACCGGCAGCAATGTCGGCAGCGTCGCCGCCGCGACGGAGGAACTGTCCGCCTCCATCGCCGAGATCGCCCGCCAGATCGGCGAGGTGGCCCGCGTCGCCGAAACCGCGGCCGGCGAGGCCGAGCGGTCGAACGCGCTGGTCGCCACGTTGTCCGAGGCGGCGCGCACGGTCGGCGACGTCATCACCCTGATCAACGACATCGCCCGCCAGACCAACCTCCTGGCCCTGAACGCCACGATCGAGGCGGCACGGGCGGGGGAGGCCGGCAAGGGCTTCGCCGTCGTGGCGCAGGAGGTGAAGCGGCTGGCCGACCAGACCGCCAAGGCCACCGGCGATATCGCGGCCCAGATCGCCGGCATCCAGTCCTCCACCGACGAGGCGGTGGGCGCCATCCTCGGCATCGGCCGCACCATCACCTCGATCAACGAGATCGCCGGCGGCATCAGCGCCGGGATCGACCAGCAGGGCTCCGCCGTGCGCGAGATCCTCGTCAACATGGAACAGGCCGCCGCCGGCACCCGCGCGGTGTCCGACGACATCCGCGAGGTCACCGATGCCGCCGGCCGCACCAGCGGCACCGCGCACGAGGTGTTCGCTGCGTCCGAACGCATGGCGGCCGAAGCCGACCGGCTGACCCGCGAGGTGCAACTCTTCCTCGACGAGATGCATCGCGTCGCCTGACGGCGTTCATGCGGCGTGGTGGTGTGCGCCGCATCAACTGCCCGTGGAATGTGCACGGCATATGCATGGAATCCCGCAATGCGGAATTGATCCGGCCTCTTTCCTGGCTGCTCGGACTTTTTATTGCGGATTTAGCGAGAAATCGTGCTACTTGGCGACGCCATGGCTGGCATATGACTGCCGCCGCCACGGCCGGTTGAGCAACCTCACGCCAGCCTGCCTTTTGTTTCAGCATCTTAACCGAACGACAGTCCTGAAACATCCGGACCTGTCGTGTCATCCGCGGCCAAGTGCCGCGGAAATCGGGGAGGCTGGGCGGCCCGCGAAGACCCGGCGACGGTTGGCACGGCTTTTGATGATGGGGAAGCAGGGACGGTCATGACGGGGGACAAGACGATGAGCATGGCGGGCACCGATCTGTTCGAGCTGTCGCGGGGCGTGCTGGATGTTGCCTCGAAGAAGGTGTCCTTGATCGAGGACATCACCCGGCGCACCAAGATGCTGGCGATGAACGCCCTTATCGAAGCGGCGCGCGCCGGCGACGCCGGGCGCGGCTTCGCCGTCGTCGCCAACGAGGTGTCGGAGATCTCGACACAGGTGAACAGCATCACCAAGGAACTGCGGTCGGAGATCGTCGCCCGCGTCGATCACCTGACCACCACCGGCAGCGCCATGGTGCAGGAGATGCACGGCAAGCGGCTGGCCGATCTGTCGCTGAACATGATCGAGATCATCGACCGCAACCTGTACGAACGCTCCTGCGATGTGCGCTGGTGGGCGACCGACAGCGCGGTGGTCGACTGCGCCGCCGACCCGAGCGATGAGACGCGCCGCCATGCCTCGCGCCGGCTGGGCGTGATCCTGGAATCCTACACCGTCTATCTCGACCTCTGGATCGCCGACCGCAACGGCAAGGTCATCGCCAACGGCCGGCCCGACCGCTATCCCGGCGCCCGCGGCGCCAACGTGTCGGACGAGCCCTGGTTCCGCCAGGCGCTGGCCACCCGCAACGGCGGCGAGTTCACGGTCGGCGACGTTGCCCGCAACCGCAGCCTGGACGACCGCGTCGTCGCCACCTATGCCACCGCCATCCGCCGCGACGGCGAGTCGGACGGCGACGCCATCGGCGTGCTCGGCATCTTCTTCGACTGGGAGCCGCAGGCCGCCGCCGTGGTCGAGGGCGTGCGGCTGGACGCCGGAGAGCGCGAGAGGTCGCGTTGCCTGCTGCTCGACGCCCGTCACCGGGTGATCGCCTCGTCCGACGGCCGTGGCCTGCTGACCGAGACGGTGCCGCTGCGCCGCAATGCCGGCTCCATGGGCCACTACATGGACAACAAGAACCGCATCGTCGGTTATGCGCTGACGCCCGGCTATGAGACCTACAAGGGGCTCGGCTGGTACGGCGTGATCATTCAGGAGCGGTGAACCGGAAGCAGTGAGCCGGCCGCTTCGGGCCGGTCGTCTTCACTATCGCGGACTGGGGCGAGGCCGGGATACACTCCCGGCCCTGTTCCGTTTCGGGATTCGCACTCATGTCCGCCCAACTGCTGACCGTCCGCCGGGAAAGCTTTCCGATCCGGGGATCCTTCCGCATCTCGCGCGGGGCCAAGACCGAAGCCGCGGTGGTGGTGGCGGAGGTGAGCGACGGTCCGCACCGCGGCCGCGGCGAATGCGTGCCTTATGCCCGCTACGGCGAGAGCGTGGACGGAGTCGCCGCCGCGCTGGAGGCGATGGCGGGTGCGGTCGCCGACGGGCTCGACCGCGACAGGCTGTCCCGGCTGATGCCGCCGGGGGCGGCCCGCAACGCGCTGGACTGCGCCCTGTGGGATCTGCAGGCCAAGCGCAGCGGCGTGCCGGCCTGGAAGCTCGCCGGGCTGGCCGAGCCGCCGCGGCCGCTGGTCACCTGCTACACGCTGAGCGTCGACGAGCCCGAGGCGATGGCCGCCGCGGCGCGGGAACGGGCGCCGCGCCATCCGCTGCTGAAGATGAAGCTGACGGGGGAGGGCGACCTCGACCGGGTCCGTGCCGTCCGCGCCGCCGCGCCCGGCGCCCGGCTGGTGGTGGACGCCAACGAGGGCTGGACGCTGGACCAGCTGCACCGCTTCGCCCCGGTGCTGGCCGGTCTCGGCGTCGAGATGATCGAGCAGCCGCTGCCCGCCGGCCAGGACGACGTCCTGCGCGGCGTCGACTGCCCGGTGCCGCTGGGCGCCGACGAATCCTGCCACGGGCTGGAGTCGCTGGACCGTCTGCGCGGGCTCTATCAGGTGGTGAACGTCAAGCTGGACAAGACCGGCGGCCTGACCGAGGCGCTGGCGATGACCCGCGCCGCCCATGCCATGGGCTTCGGGGTGATGGTCGGCTGCATGGTCGCGACGTCGCTGGCCATGGCGCCGGCGGTCCTGGTCGGGCAGGGCGCGCGCTATGTCGATCTCGACGGCCCGCTGCTGCTGGCCCGCGACCGCGAGCCGGGGCTGCACTATGACGGCGCGGTGGTGCAGCCGCCGGCGGCGGAGTTGTGGGGGTAGGGCGTTGGGGTGGAGGCTGCCTTCACCGACCCGGAAGCGAATCCCTCACACCTTCTGCACATAGGGCGGCGGCGGAGTCCCCATGGAAGCCGGCACATAGGGCGCGTCGGCCAGCCCGTTGACCTTGGCGGCCATGATGAAGTCGTTTTCGTGCAGGCCCTTGATCTTGTGGGTCCAGAAGGCGACCCAGCAGTGGCCCCAGCCGAAATGGATGTCGGCGTGGTGGCCTTCGGTTTCGCACAGGGTGCCCACCTGATTGGCGAAGGCCTGGGCCTGGGCGAAGTCGGGGAATTCGAAGTCGCGCTCGATGCGGTCGGGATCCTCCTTCAGGACCCAGCCCGGCACCTGCACCAGATAGGAGGCGGCCATCGCGCGGTCCATCGGCGGTATTCCGCCCCGGCAGGGTTCGCAGGTCTTGCCGGACAGTTCCTGTGTCGCCGGTGCTTGCGGTGTCATCCCGGTTTCTCCCTTGCTTGAAGATTGGCTTGCTTGAAGATTGGCTTGTTGGCGGGTTGGCTTGTTTTGCAGCTTGGGCGGTCTGGGCTAGAAGCTTACCGCTTACAAGCTTGGGTTCCGGCCTGCGCTTCGGCAAGCCCGGCGCCCCGACTGCGCCCATTTGGCAAGATTTCTGGAAGCGATCCGATGACCGACCTGCGCACCGATATGCCCTTCGCCGATTACCAGTACCCGACCAAGCCGGTCGAAGGGCCGCGGCTCGCCATCGTCGGCGAGGCGCCGGGGGCGGAGGAGGCCCGGCAGGGCACCCCCTTCGTCGGTCGCAGCGGCAAGCTGCTGGACGAATCGCTGGCCGCCGTGGGGATCGAGCGGGCGGAATGCCTGGTCGCCAACGTCTTCCGCTATCAGCCGCCGGGCAACAAGGTCGGGCATTTCTTTGCCTCGCGCGCCCGCGCCCGCAAGGAGGGGCGGGAGATCGACGAGAGCTGGGGCGCCTTTGGCACGTCGGACCGGCTGCTGGCCGAGTTCGCCGGCGAGATCGGGCATCTGCGCGCCGCCCTGGCCGAATACCGCCCGTCGGTGATCGTGGCGCTCGGCCGCACGCCGACCTGGGCGCTGACCGGGGAGAACGGCATCCTGCAGCTGCGCGGCAAGCTGCTGCCCTGCCGGCTGCTGGAGGGGGTGGAGGTGGTGCCGACCTTCCACCCCAGCTATCTGCTGCGCGGCCAGCTGGTGGAGCAGCCGACCTTCCTGGCCGACCTGCGGCTGGCCGTGTCGCGCCTCAACCGTTAGGCAGCAGGCGCCAGATCGTCGTTTCGCGGGCCTCCCGGTCCTCCAGTTCCAGCGAGGTCGGGACGGTGTAGGTCGCCAGCCTCTCGACACCGCCGGCCGGGAAATAGGCGCGGCCGGGATCGCCCAGCAGGACCAGCGTTCCGGTTGCCGCGATCTCGCGCAGCCATGCCGTCACCCGGTCGGCCATCGGCTTCTCGTAGCAGACGTCGCCGGCCAGCACGACGTCGATGCCCGGCAGCGGCCGGTCGACCAGATCGGCGCTGACCGCCTTGAGATCCACCCCGTTGGCCTCGGCGTTCAGCGCGATGGCGGCGAGCGAGAAGCGGTCGATGTCGCAGCACTGGACCCGCGCCGCCCCGGCCTTCATCGCGGCGATGCCGACCAGACCGGTGCCTGCGGCGAAATCGAGCACCGACCTGCCGGCCACCAGTTCCGGCCGGTCGAGCACAAGCCGCGCCACCGCTTGCCCGCCCGGCCAAGCGAAGGCCCAGTATGGCGGTGGCAAATTCGTGGCGGCCAAGGTCTCCTCGGTCGCCTGCCAGAGGGGCGTGACCTCGGTGGCAAGATGAAGCTGGATTTCCGGCAACAGCGGGGTGGTCGTCAGCGTCGTGTTGTCGCTGACGAAATCTTGCGGAGAGACGTTGTTCATACGGGGTTTCCCAAGGGACTCCGCTGTTGGGGGTATGCTGGTCGATGGCTTTTGAATGTTACACATTTCAAACGGTGTAGACACAGCTGCGAACCCGTGTTACCCGTTTCCTCCAGGGGAAAACAGAGGGATCTGGGGGAGTCATGCGGCAGAGGGGAACCGCCATCGGCCTTTCGTTTGCGGCTTTGATCGCGCTCAGCCCCCTTACCGTGTCGACGGCTGCCGCACAAGTCGGTGATTGCGTCCGCACCGTCCGCTCCATCTCCGATTTCACGATCCGCGGCGACGCCTGGACCTGGTGGGACACCGCCGCCGGCCAGTATGAGCGCGACAACCGCCCCGCCATCGGCTCCGTTCTCGTCTTCAAGCGCACCGGCCATATGCGCCGCGGCCATGTCTCGCTGGTCAGCGCGGTGATCGACCGCCGCACCATCGAGGTCGACCACAGCTGGATCAATGGCGACGGGCTGCGCCGCGGCATGCGGGTGGTCGACGTGTCCCGCAACAACGACTGGTCCGCCGTCCGCGTCTGGCACGAGCCGACCGATCAGCTGGGCCTGCGCGTCTACGCCGCCTACGGCTTCATCATGCCGGAAGGGGAGGAGGCTTCCCCGCGCGGCGGCCGGATGCTGGATGCCGGCGACCGCGGCATGGACCAGGGCTTCAGCAGCAGCCCGCGCGGCCGCAGCAAGGCCAACGGTCCGCGCATGATGGAAGCGTCGCTGCCCCCGCAGAAGGGCAACAGCGTCTCGGTCCCCGGCCGCAAGCCGCAGAGCCTGCCGGCCACCGCCGTCGCCTCTCACGCCAAGCCGCAGCGCAGCGATGTCGCGGTGCTCCCGGTCCGTAAGCCGGGCGCCTCGAATGCCGCGCCGGCCCCGGTCACCGTCGCCGAGGCCGCGACTCCCGGCAGCCGCCGCACCGTCGCCCCCAGCCGCAAGCCCGGCTCCGGAAACGCCGTCGCCCAGCTGGCGGATACCAACGGGCGTTGAGCGGGTTCGGGCTTTCGGACTTTCAAGTTTTCGGGAAGGGCGGGGCTTTGCTCCGCTCTTTTTCTTTGTGTGGGTGTTTGAGCGTCCTGCCGCCGCTACCGCGATAGGCGCTCTCTCCCTTTGAGGGAGAGGATCGGGGAGGTGCCATCGTCAGCCGACACCGCCCACCAATGCGCCCCTAAATCTTCCCCGCCAGAATCGCGGCCAGAACCAGCCAGCCGAACCAGCGGTTGGACTTGAACTTGTCCAGGCAGTCGCCCTGATCGTCCGGCCACCATGTCGCCACCTGCCAGGCCAGTTGCAGCGCCGCCAGCGACAGAACCGGCAGGAACAGGCCGCCCAAACCGGCGAGACGGCCGGCGATGCCGATTCCGACATAGGTCAGGGTGTAGAAGCCGTAGATCCAGATCTTGCTCTGGTCGCCCAGGCGCAGCGCTGTGGACTTCACGCCGATCCGGGCGTCGTCCTCCTTGTCCTGGTGGGCGTAGATCGTGTCGTACCCCAGCGTCCAGGCGATGCCGGTGACATAGAGCGCCACCGCCGGCCAGCCGACGTCGTTCTGCACCGCGGCCCAGCCCATCAGGGCGCCCCAGTTGAAGGTCAACCCCAGGAAGGCCTGCGGCCACCAGGTGATGCGCTTCATCAGCGGATAGGTGAAGACCAGCGCCAGCGACAGCACGCCCAGCCCGATGGCCGTCATCCCCAGCTGCAGCAGGACCAGCAGCGACACCAGCAGCTGAAGCACCAGGAACACCAACGCCTGACGCACCGACACCTGACCCGACGGAATCGGGCGTGAGCGGGTGCGCTCCACCATCGCGTCGAACTTGCGGTCAAGGATGTCGTTGACGGTGCAGCCGGCGCCGCGCATCAGAACGGCGCCGATCCCGAACAGCGCCATCATCCAGAGCAGCGACGGCCAGTCGCGGAAGGGCTGCGGCATCGCCAGCGCCACGCTCCACCAGCAGGGGAACAGCAGCAGCCATGTCCCGATCGGACGGTCCAGCCGCGCCAGCGTGACATATGGGCGCAGGGGTGCCGGCACCCGGCGGGCTAACCACCCGTCCTGGCGGATGTCGGTGAAGCCGGAGTCGGGTAGAGTGGGGCCGGTGGAGGCGGTGGGCATGACGGCGGCGTTTCCGCTGTGCTATGGAGATGTCTGAACAGGCAATCAGCGCGAAGGTATCGGGCTGCCGCCCCAGCGGCAAGTGCGCTGCCTCGTCCGGGTGCGGGGTGGGTGCGGCAAAAGGCTCCGGCCGGCGCTGTGGCAAATAGAAGGTCTGGGTCTTGTACGCGCCAAAATCGTGCCAATACTGTTTCTTCGTCGTAACCTCAGCGGTTTGCAATCTTAAATGGATATGAACGCAACGCCGGACCGTTTCGCCATCGTCATCGACGACGAGTCGATCATTCTGGCCGGGATGGAGATCATGCTGGACACCTGGGGCTATCAGGTGCTGGCCGCCGAGGATGTTGAAACCGTCCTGGCGAAGCTGCCGGGCCATCCGGCACCGGACGTGATCCTGTCCGATTACCGGCTGCGCGACGGCTGGTCGGGCATCACCGCCGTGCGTGCGGTGCGGGAGGCCTGCGGTGTTGCCGTTCCCGCCATCATCCTGACCGGCGACACCGGCGCCGAACTGATGGCCGCCGCCAAGACCGAACAGCTGCGCATCCTGCACAAGCCCGTCCAGCCGAACGACCTGCGCCGCCAGATCGAAGCGCTGATCGCGCTGGCCTGACGCCGCGCCCCATTCCCGCCATCCGTTTTCCGCGCACCGCACCTGCGCGTTTCCGTCGTCTCTGATGTGCTGACTTGCACGCCCGCAGCCGGCTATAGTCGGCGCCGCCCCGCGGAGACGACGACCATGGCCGACCAGATCAAGACCCGCCTCTATGTGGACAGCCCGCTGGCCGAAGGCCAGTCGGTCGGGCTGGACCACGAGCGCGCCCATTTCCTGCGCCATGTCCTGCGGCTGGACCGCGGCGATCCGGTCGCGGTGTTCAACGGCCGCGACGGCGAATGGCGGGCGATGATCGACGGCTTCGGCAAGGGCTGGTGCTCGCTGACCGTGGCGACCCGCCGCCGGGAACAGGATACGACTCCCGACCTGTGGCTGCTCTTCGCCCCGCTGAAGAAGGGCCGCATCGACTTCGTCGCCGAGAAGGCGACGGAGATGGGGGTTTCCCGCCTCTGGCCGGTCTTCACCCGCCGCACCGATCCCAACCGCGTCAACATCGACCGCCT from Azospirillum ramasamyi includes:
- a CDS encoding class I SAM-dependent methyltransferase — translated: MNNVSPQDFVSDNTTLTTTPLLPEIQLHLATEVTPLWQATEETLAATNLPPPYWAFAWPGGQAVARLVLDRPELVAGRSVLDFAAGTGLVGIAAMKAGAARVQCCDIDRFSLAAIALNAEANGVDLKAVSADLVDRPLPGIDVVLAGDVCYEKPMADRVTAWLREIAATGTLVLLGDPGRAYFPAGGVERLATYTVPTSLELEDREARETTIWRLLPNG
- a CDS encoding uracil-DNA glycosylase, with the protein product MTDLRTDMPFADYQYPTKPVEGPRLAIVGEAPGAEEARQGTPFVGRSGKLLDESLAAVGIERAECLVANVFRYQPPGNKVGHFFASRARARKEGREIDESWGAFGTSDRLLAEFAGEIGHLRAALAEYRPSVIVALGRTPTWALTGENGILQLRGKLLPCRLLEGVEVVPTFHPSYLLRGQLVEQPTFLADLRLAVSRLNR
- a CDS encoding CRTAC1 family protein → MFVDCSSLIAENPPRPSNGIAVTDIDGDGAFELVVAGYRTANLALKWVDGRLVDIAGPLLADPAGPALGLAAADIDGDGREELYVVNSDRATGSKDMADRLFACFGKHWLDLFAQAENAGVANHTAAGAVAAMDRWGHGRYGFLVATDGGPLRLYELTRRGRLEDGAEEAGLDSIGAARGVTALSIVSDHMDVVTVNDGGPNELFRNLGDGNFEEIAEERGIADSRPSGRAVVALDADGDGLFDLVVGTWDGAQRYFQQRMGGGFVETAGADFSMPGRIFTVVAADFDNDGYEELFFHAHGEPNRLFGWRDDQWQELELGDAAEPKGLGTGAVAVDIDGDGRLELILAHGASHGGSHGAEVSAQPLSVFRPEANNHGWLRVQPLTPFGAPARGAVVSLTAGGRRQRRAVCAGSGYLCQGEPVAHFGLGPLHAVEQVEVRWPDGTVVTVDNPPADRLLTIPYPPE
- a CDS encoding PAS domain-containing protein, which translates into the protein MARRDVLLTGVERFFDPDEVIVSKTDLKGRITYANRVFQQVAGYSEAELMGAPHSIVRHPDMPRCVFKLLWDTLEAEQEIFAYVVNRARNGDHYWVFAHVTPSFDADGRVIGYHSSRRVPERSALDKVIPLYRQLLDIEDSHADRKQGMEAGFAAVLALLAEKGIGYDEFVFSL
- a CDS encoding methyl-accepting chemotaxis protein, giving the protein MTNSSSPSNASSLTRVGWLVALGFAALAALLVVELLDAGDTVLRAGLALAGLAALGGAGLHLRRTAAAVRQLTEVNRAVAAGDFEARVIGIREGGALGELMHATNDAIDRTDAFVREATASMHAVSEHKYFRRIVLRGMQGGFLHASRTINAATESISQKVAGFAGVTQRFEGQIQSVCSEVADTAHRLEVSARTMETDATQASGKASSVAASAAQTGSNVGSVAAATEELSASIAEIARQIGEVARVAETAAGEAERSNALVATLSEAARTVGDVITLINDIARQTNLLALNATIEAARAGEAGKGFAVVAQEVKRLADQTAKATGDIAAQIAGIQSSTDEAVGAILGIGRTITSINEIAGGISAGIDQQGSAVREILVNMEQAAAGTRAVSDDIREVTDAAGRTSGTAHEVFAASERMAAEADRLTREVQLFLDEMHRVA
- the ubiA gene encoding 4-hydroxybenzoate octaprenyltransferase; the protein is MPTASTGPTLPDSGFTDIRQDGWLARRVPAPLRPYVTLARLDRPIGTWLLLFPCWWSVALAMPQPFRDWPSLLWMMALFGIGAVLMRGAGCTVNDILDRKFDAMVERTRSRPIPSGQVSVRQALVFLVLQLLVSLLVLLQLGMTAIGLGVLSLALVFTYPLMKRITWWPQAFLGLTFNWGALMGWAAVQNDVGWPAVALYVTGIAWTLGYDTIYAHQDKEDDARIGVKSTALRLGDQSKIWIYGFYTLTYVGIGIAGRLAGLGGLFLPVLSLAALQLAWQVATWWPDDQGDCLDKFKSNRWFGWLVLAAILAGKI
- a CDS encoding CHAP domain-containing protein, with amino-acid sequence MSTAAAQVGDCVRTVRSISDFTIRGDAWTWWDTAAGQYERDNRPAIGSVLVFKRTGHMRRGHVSLVSAVIDRRTIEVDHSWINGDGLRRGMRVVDVSRNNDWSAVRVWHEPTDQLGLRVYAAYGFIMPEGEEASPRGGRMLDAGDRGMDQGFSSSPRGRSKANGPRMMEASLPPQKGNSVSVPGRKPQSLPATAVASHAKPQRSDVAVLPVRKPGASNAAPAPVTVAEAATPGSRRTVAPSRKPGSGNAVAQLADTNGR
- the dgcA gene encoding N-acetyl-D-Glu racemase DgcA; this translates as MSAQLLTVRRESFPIRGSFRISRGAKTEAAVVVAEVSDGPHRGRGECVPYARYGESVDGVAAALEAMAGAVADGLDRDRLSRLMPPGAARNALDCALWDLQAKRSGVPAWKLAGLAEPPRPLVTCYTLSVDEPEAMAAAARERAPRHPLLKMKLTGEGDLDRVRAVRAAAPGARLVVDANEGWTLDQLHRFAPVLAGLGVEMIEQPLPAGQDDVLRGVDCPVPLGADESCHGLESLDRLRGLYQVVNVKLDKTGGLTEALAMTRAAHAMGFGVMVGCMVATSLAMAPAVLVGQGARYVDLDGPLLLARDREPGLHYDGAVVQPPAAELWG
- the minE gene encoding cell division topological specificity factor MinE, translated to MSIFNFFRTTPRASAVQAKERLQIVMAHERAGRSGPDYLPMLQQELLAVIAKYVNIDENKVEVKLDRGGDCSTLEVNIELPAREQAKAAAAAKAAEKPAGNDDAAAKRATAGNAGAKKRI
- a CDS encoding 4a-hydroxytetrahydrobiopterin dehydratase; protein product: MTPQAPATQELSGKTCEPCRGGIPPMDRAMAASYLVQVPGWVLKEDPDRIERDFEFPDFAQAQAFANQVGTLCETEGHHADIHFGWGHCWVAFWTHKIKGLHENDFIMAAKVNGLADAPYVPASMGTPPPPYVQKV
- a CDS encoding response regulator; this encodes MDMNATPDRFAIVIDDESIILAGMEIMLDTWGYQVLAAEDVETVLAKLPGHPAPDVILSDYRLRDGWSGITAVRAVREACGVAVPAIILTGDTGAELMAAAKTEQLRILHKPVQPNDLRRQIEALIALA
- a CDS encoding methyl-accepting chemotaxis protein — encoded protein: MTGDKTMSMAGTDLFELSRGVLDVASKKVSLIEDITRRTKMLAMNALIEAARAGDAGRGFAVVANEVSEISTQVNSITKELRSEIVARVDHLTTTGSAMVQEMHGKRLADLSLNMIEIIDRNLYERSCDVRWWATDSAVVDCAADPSDETRRHASRRLGVILESYTVYLDLWIADRNGKVIANGRPDRYPGARGANVSDEPWFRQALATRNGGEFTVGDVARNRSLDDRVVATYATAIRRDGESDGDAIGVLGIFFDWEPQAAAVVEGVRLDAGERERSRCLLLDARHRVIASSDGRGLLTETVPLRRNAGSMGHYMDNKNRIVGYALTPGYETYKGLGWYGVIIQER